The following proteins are encoded in a genomic region of Papaver somniferum cultivar HN1 unplaced genomic scaffold, ASM357369v1 unplaced-scaffold_10, whole genome shotgun sequence:
- the LOC113326832 gene encoding uncharacterized protein LOC113326832 isoform X1 encodes MEFDQHDESEEDLETILGLKGGRRLTCLDSRVLSNTASMEFEQHDESEEDLETILGPSMEVEQPVMHDEGEEDLETILGFDTTSKRRGPTTMSKLFKSSKGLEKVVEYNELGQPVGLVASQLSSFLGVLARYMVPIIYEKWTKVPKTLKDKISCCLEGKFVLHPNSKKNMI; translated from the exons ATGGAGTTTGATCAACACGATGAGAGTGAAGAAGATCTTGAGACAATACTGGGCC TGAAAGGTGGTCGGCGACTAACTTGCTTAGATTCCCGTGTTCTATCAAATACAGCAAGCATGGAGTTTGAGCAACACGATGAGAGTGAAGAAGATCTTGAGACAATTCTGGGCC CAAGCATGGAGGTTGAGCAACCAGTCATGCACGATGAGGGTGAAGAAGATCTTGAGACAATACTTGGCT TTGATACCACATCGAAGCGTCGAGGTCCTACAACCATGTCAAAGCTTTTCAAAAGCAGCAAAGGGTTAGAAAAGGTGGTTGAGTACAACGAGCTTGGCCAGCCAGTAGGACTTGTTGCTTCTCAGTTGTCCAGCTTTCTGGGAGTCTTGGCACGATACATGGTTCCAATCATTTATGAGAAATGGACTAAGGTTCCAAAGACTTTGAAAGATAAGATCTCGTGTTGCTTAGAG GGGAAGTTTGTTCTGCACCCCAACAGCAAGAAAAATATGATATAA
- the LOC113326832 gene encoding uncharacterized protein LOC113326832 isoform X2, whose translation MEFDQHDESEEDLETILGPSMEFEQHDESEEDLETILGPSMEVEQPVMHDEGEEDLETILGFDTTSKRRGPTTMSKLFKSSKGLEKVVEYNELGQPVGLVASQLSSFLGVLARYMVPIIYEKWTKVPKTLKDKISCCLEGKFVLHPNSKKNMI comes from the exons ATGGAGTTTGATCAACACGATGAGAGTGAAGAAGATCTTGAGACAATACTGGGCC CAAGCATGGAGTTTGAGCAACACGATGAGAGTGAAGAAGATCTTGAGACAATTCTGGGCC CAAGCATGGAGGTTGAGCAACCAGTCATGCACGATGAGGGTGAAGAAGATCTTGAGACAATACTTGGCT TTGATACCACATCGAAGCGTCGAGGTCCTACAACCATGTCAAAGCTTTTCAAAAGCAGCAAAGGGTTAGAAAAGGTGGTTGAGTACAACGAGCTTGGCCAGCCAGTAGGACTTGTTGCTTCTCAGTTGTCCAGCTTTCTGGGAGTCTTGGCACGATACATGGTTCCAATCATTTATGAGAAATGGACTAAGGTTCCAAAGACTTTGAAAGATAAGATCTCGTGTTGCTTAGAG GGGAAGTTTGTTCTGCACCCCAACAGCAAGAAAAATATGATATAA
- the LOC113326830 gene encoding probable leucine-rich repeat receptor-like protein kinase At1g35710 produces MLPNLQRLYLYNNQLTGPIPKQLGGCSNLLELDLSRTRLNGSIPHQIGSLISLQIRLDLSQNELSGEIPSEFGKLNKLERLNLSHNKLFGSIPSSFNEMLSLTAVDVSYNELTGPVPDIKAFKDAPFGALKKNSGLCGNHSGAFKPCNSTIMNGRKKAKPKLAVIILVPLFGVLFLVFTFLAIFFRLRKRLVGSLEQVDQPSATNPRRNIFSVQNYDGKLVFEEIIAATENFDAKYCIGAGGYGSVYKVELSTGQVVAVKKLHSSDEDSEIVDLKSFESEVHALTEIRHKNIVKLFGFCSSVERQISFLIYEFVERGSLKKILCDGEQAAEFDWIKRIGFIKGTADALAYMHHDCIPAIVHRDISSNNVLLNLEYEARVSDFGTARILKPDSSNWTSLAGTYGYVSPELAYTMKVTEKCDVYRFGVLALEVLHGRHPSEIITLLSPELLPSLSSTSTSNVPVKNIMLKEILDECLEAPMDVVKKEIMYFVKVALSCLRGDPHTRPTMQEVSVELSRSAQIRPSFGKPFETVTLGNLLIGDL; encoded by the exons ATGTTGCCTAACTTGCAACGTCTCTATCTATATAATAATCAGCTTACCGGACCGATTCCCAAACAACTTGGGGGATGTTCAAATCTACTTGAATTGGATTTGAGTAGAACCCGTTTGAACGGAAGCATTCCACATCAGATTGGAAGCTTGATTTCATTACAAATCAGATTGGATCTCAGTCAAAATGAGTTGAGTGGAGAAATACCATCTGAGTTTGGGAAACTAAACAAACTAGAAAGATTAAATTTGTCACACAACAAGCTTTTTGGTTCAATTCCTTCTTCATTTAATGAAATGCTTAGCTTGACCGCTGTCGATGTTTCGTACAATGAATTAACTGGTCCTGTTCCAGACATCAAGGCCTTTAAGGATGCTCCCTTTGGCGCATTGAAGAAAAACAGTGGTTTGTGTGGTAATCACTCGGGAGCTTTTAAACCATGTAATTCCACAATTATGAATGGAAGAAAAAAAGCTAAACCCAAACTTGCGGTGATAATTCTAGTTCCTctttttggtgttttgtttcttgtattCACATTTCTTGCTATCTTTTTTCGCCTGCGAAAAAGATTAGTAGGAAGTCTCGAGCAGGTGGATCAACCTTCAGCTACAAACCCAAGAAGAAACATATTCTCGGTACAGAATTATGATGGGAAACTGGTGTTTGAAGAAATAATTGCAGCAACAGAAAATTTTGATGCTAAATATTGCATTGGGGCGGGAGGATATGGGAGTGTCTACAAGGTAGAGTTGTCGACAGGCCAGGTTGTTGCTGTGAAGAAGCTTCACTCGTCAGATGAAGATTCTGAAATAGTTGATCTTAAATCTTTCGAAAGTGAAGTTCATGCATTGACTGAAATCAGGCAtaagaacatagtaaaactctTTGGTTTCTGCTCTAGTGTAGAGCGACAAATCTCATTCTTGATTTATGAGTTTGTAGAGAGGGGGAGTTTGAAAAAAATATTATGTGATGGGGAACAAGCGGCAGAGTTCGATTGGATAAAGCGGATAGGATTCATCAAGGGAACAGCTGATGCACTTGCTTACATGCACCATGATTGCATTCCAGCAATAGTGCATAGGGACATATCTAGCAACAATGTCTTGTTGAATTTGGAATATGAAGCTCGTGTTTCTGATTTTGGTACCGcgaggattttgaagccagattcATCTAACTGGACATCACTTGCAGGAACATACGGATATGTTTCTCCAG AACTTGCCTATACAATGAAGGTAACCGAGAAGTGTGATGTTTATAGGTTTGGAGTACTCGCGCTAGAAGTACTACACGGTAGGCACCCATCTGAGATTATCACATTACTCTCTCCTGAGCTCCTTCCATCTTTATCTTCAACTTCGACTTCGAATGTTCCGGtgaaaaatataatgctgaaagaGATTTTAGATGAGTGCCTTGAAGCACCAATGgatgttgtgaagaaagagataatGTACTTTGTGAAGGTTGCACTCTCATGCTTACGTGGTGATCCACATACTCGTCCAACAATGCAAGAAGTATCGGTGGAGTTATCACGATCAGCTCAGATCAGGCCATCTTTTGGGAAGCCCTTTGAAACTGTTACATTGGGAAACCTACTGATAGGGGATTTGTAA